The Ketobacter alkanivorans genome includes the window CGGAATTCCCCCACGATAATTTGTCCTTCTACCAATAAACCGGGCGTCAATCCGCTGGAGCGGTTATCGAGTTTTACTCTCGCCAACTGATAAGGCTTGTCGAGCGCAGGAATGATGTGCTGGATCTGGCCACTGAATTCTCGCTCATCCACATCGATGTGCGCTGACTGGCCTGCCTTGACAACGGATTGTTGTGACGGATAAATGCGGAATTCCGCCCACAAGGTGTCGAAATTCGCGATGGAAAACAGCACTTGATCCTGTGTCATTTCGCCGGTGTTGGCGTGGCGCTGGATAACGGTCCCACTGATAGGAGCTTGGATCGGATAGACTTTCAGGCTTTCGTTGGATTCCACTTCAGCAAGTAAATCGCCTTTTTTGATGGCGTCACCGATGGTGTGCTTAACCGATTTGATCAGGCCGGAGTAACGCGCCCTCACATGGCTGATTTGTCCGGCGTCGGTGGTGAGACGGCCGTAGGCAACGATACTCTGGCGCAGCAGTTGGGACGAAGCACTGGCGGTTTTGATTTCCACCTGGGCGGCCATGACATCATCAATACGGGTACTTTGTTCTTCTCCGTGTTCACCACCGTGACCATGTTCTCCCTCATGATCGTCATGATCCTTTTCATCATTGCGATGTTCTTCATCAGTATGCGTATGATCCGTTTCATTTTCGTGGTGCGCTTCGTCATCGTGAACCTCTTCGCCTTCCTGATGGCTGGTTTGGGGCGCATGATCTGCGTGTGAGTGGCTTTTTTTGTCCGGTGTTTCAGCGGCAAATGCAGGGTTCTGACTCAGCCACCCCACAAGTATTGCGGATAATATCAGGGTCAATTTCATATTAAAAAATCCTGTCTGGTTTGCTCGCACCGTTTCGCAAATGTTGAACAGCGCGGCGAGTAAGGTTTATTCCGTCAGCGGCTGCGCCGTAAGCTGTTCGATGACCGCTTGATTCAACAGTGCGACGGTTGCCGTCTCAATCATCTGCTGCTTGGCGTTCAGTAGCTCCTGTTGCGCAGTAATCCAGTCTTGATACTTCAAGCGTCCCCGATCATAGGCTTGGCGAGTGATCGTCAGAGCTTTTTCCAGATCGGGAATCACGCTTTGCTTCAGCTGCTGATGGGCCGCAATAAACTGCTCACGTTGCGAATAAGCACTATAAAGCCGACTATGCAGCGCCAATAACCGGTCGCTGCGCCGATACTCCAGTGCATTGCGTTCTGCCAGCGCGGATTTTACGGTACCGCTGTTACGACTTTCATTGAACAAGGGCATGGAAAAGCCGAGCGTGAGCGCTGAGTCCCCTGTCTCCTCGAAGCGTCTAATGCCAAACTGCCAACCGAGGTCGGCACGGTTCTGAGTCTGTGCCAGACGTACTTCGGCGTCTTTCAAGCGTTGTTCAGAAGCAAAAACCATGATGGCCGGTGATTGTTGAACCGCTGTGTATAGGTCAGAAAAAGCTTGGCTCTGACCAAAAGCGAACAGATCTCCCTCGACGCTCGAGAACTCGATCTTCGTGCTTCCCCAGAAACGCGCGAGTGCGATCTTCTGCCGTTCCAGGCGTCGGCGTAAATTTTCTTGCTGGATGTTGGATTGGGTGAGCATGGCCTTAGCACGCATCACTTCAGCGTCCGATATTGCGCCACTGTGGGCGCGATTTTTGACGGTGTTGTGCAACGATTTTGAAAGTTCCACCGCTTCTGCTGCCAGTTTCAGCTCCTGTTGCGTGGACATAAGTTGAATGAAGCTGCCAGTTAACTCTCCGAGGACATCAAGGGTTTGCGCCTGTCGTTCGAGTTCTAGCGTGTTCATTCTTGCATTCGCTAAGGCAACGCGTGATTGTCGCTTGTCTCCAAGCTCGATTACCGAAGAAAGGGCTACGGTCAGCTCAGCGCTATCGAAGCTCGATACCTCACCCGTACCCGCGAAATTCTCTAGTTCCACACCCAACTGATACGCGGGCTTCAAATCAGAGGTTTCGCGCTCCGATGCCAAGCGCTGGCTTGCAAACTCAAACTGATGCAACTGTGGATTTTGTTGCAGAGTTCTTTCAATAGCCGTTTGTAATGTCAGCGCTTGTTGTGTATTTGCTGAATAGGAGAATGACGAGATGAGTGCGCAGCTCATGGCAAGTATCAGCGCAGCACCCCATTGCTGTGGCACTAAATAATTTTTTAACATAGGTAAACCTTTCAACGGTTTGGCAATAAGGTTCTCTGTCCGCTTGTAGAGGACAGAGAACCACCCTTTATTTGGCGATATTGCCGCTATGGGAAGGGTTTACCTCGGTTCTGGGCGGATCACGGTGAAAAGCCACTTTGACCACGGCATCCGAAGGTAATGGCTTGTCAAATACTGCGGAAAACTGTACGCCGCCTTTTTTCTTCATGGTATGGGTCAGCATGGAAGGCACGTAATCTGTCGTCGTTTCGGCGATGAGTTGACCTGATTGTGAATAAGCTGCTACATCCACATGGCCGCGGGGCAATCCCATGGGCAGGCTGGATGTCAGGCGGCCCGATACCTTGGTGGAGGCATCGGCCGAATAAGCCATCAGCTTTTGGAAGCGCCATTCCTGATCTGGCTGCGGGACAATTTCAACAGAATAGTTTTCGCCCGCCCAAGCAGACGCAATAACACAAGAACCCAATAACAGGGAGACAAGAAATTTTTTCATGGTTCGTTCC containing:
- a CDS encoding efflux RND transporter periplasmic adaptor subunit; the encoded protein is MKLTLILSAILVGWLSQNPAFAAETPDKKSHSHADHAPQTSHQEGEEVHDDEAHHENETDHTHTDEEHRNDEKDHDDHEGEHGHGGEHGEEQSTRIDDVMAAQVEIKTASASSQLLRQSIVAYGRLTTDAGQISHVRARYSGLIKSVKHTIGDAIKKGDLLAEVESNESLKVYPIQAPISGTVIQRHANTGEMTQDQVLFSIANFDTLWAEFRIYPSQQSVVKAGQSAHIDVDEREFSGQIQHIIPALDKPYQLARVKLDNRSSGLTPGLLVEGQIIVGEFRVDLAVEKAAIQTLNEQPGVFVKNASEYGFAPLRLGRADDRYVEVLSGLNPGQSYVSKNSYLIKADIEKSEAEHEH
- a CDS encoding TolC family protein — translated: MLKNYLVPQQWGAALILAMSCALISSFSYSANTQQALTLQTAIERTLQQNPQLHQFEFASQRLASERETSDLKPAYQLGVELENFAGTGEVSSFDSAELTVALSSVIELGDKRQSRVALANARMNTLELERQAQTLDVLGELTGSFIQLMSTQQELKLAAEAVELSKSLHNTVKNRAHSGAISDAEVMRAKAMLTQSNIQQENLRRRLERQKIALARFWGSTKIEFSSVEGDLFAFGQSQAFSDLYTAVQQSPAIMVFASEQRLKDAEVRLAQTQNRADLGWQFGIRRFEETGDSALTLGFSMPLFNESRNSGTVKSALAERNALEYRRSDRLLALHSRLYSAYSQREQFIAAHQQLKQSVIPDLEKALTITRQAYDRGRLKYQDWITAQQELLNAKQQMIETATVALLNQAVIEQLTAQPLTE